Proteins encoded by one window of Clostridium bornimense:
- the pstB gene encoding phosphate ABC transporter ATP-binding protein PstB, whose product MSEKNYIIKSKNLNLYYGQNHALKNINMDIESNKVTALIGPSGCGKSTFLRTLNRMNDLIDIVKIDGEVIFENENIYKNDYDVIELRKRVGMVFQKPNPFPMSIYDNIAYGPKIHGIKNKTQLDEIVEKSLRGAALWDEVKDRLKKSAQGLSGGQQQRLCIARTLAVEPEVILMDEPTSALDPISTSKVEELMENIKEKYTVVIVTHNMQQAGRIADKTAFFLNGEVIEYGDTEELFRNPRDKRTEDYITGRFG is encoded by the coding sequence ATGAGTGAGAAGAATTATATAATAAAAAGTAAGAATCTAAATTTATATTATGGACAAAATCATGCTTTAAAGAATATAAATATGGATATAGAATCAAATAAGGTTACAGCACTTATTGGACCTTCTGGATGTGGTAAGTCTACATTCCTTAGAACATTAAACAGAATGAATGATCTTATTGATATAGTTAAAATAGATGGTGAAGTTATTTTTGAAAATGAAAATATATATAAAAATGATTACGATGTAATTGAGCTTAGAAAAAGAGTAGGAATGGTATTTCAAAAGCCAAATCCATTTCCAATGTCCATTTATGATAATATAGCATATGGTCCTAAAATACATGGAATAAAAAATAAGACTCAATTAGATGAAATTGTAGAAAAAAGTTTAAGAGGAGCAGCTCTTTGGGATGAAGTAAAAGATAGACTTAAAAAATCTGCTCAAGGACTTTCAGGTGGTCAACAACAAAGACTATGTATAGCTAGAACATTAGCTGTTGAGCCAGAGGTTATATTAATGGATGAGCCTACATCAGCATTAGATCCTATATCAACTTCAAAAGTTGAAGAACTTATGGAAAATATAAAAGAGAAATATACAGTAGTAATAGTTACTCATAATATGCAACAAGCAGGTAGAATTGCAGATAAGACAGCATTCTTCTTAAATGGGGAAGTTATTGAATATGGTGACACAGAAGAGCTGTTTAGAAACCCTAGAGATAAGAGAACAGAGGATTATATAACTGGAAGATTTGGTTAA
- a CDS encoding IS3 family transposase, with translation MLSKTKNEFIYLAIQELHKQKSFSIKELCEIAGIARSAYYKWTNRKVSMNEKFNEVLLSLIQESYEEINGILGYRQMTIKLNRENDFHVNPKRIYRLMCILNLKSVCRRKRKTYKKSTPETVADNILNRDFYADKFGEKWLTDVTEMKYGIGKKAYLSAILDLSDKSIVSFVIGHSNNNNLVFQTFDIARREYPQATPIFHSDRGFQYTSKTFKKKLEEANMIQSMSRVSRCIDNGPMEAFWGMLKSEMYYLKKFNSYEELEAAIIEYIDYYNNRRYQKRLNSMTPLEYREYLLKSVA, from the coding sequence ATTTTAAGTAAAACAAAAAATGAATTTATCTATTTAGCAATACAAGAGTTGCATAAGCAAAAATCTTTTTCTATTAAAGAATTATGTGAAATAGCCGGTATTGCACGCTCCGCATATTATAAATGGACGAATCGCAAAGTAAGTATGAATGAAAAATTTAATGAGGTGTTATTATCACTTATACAAGAATCATATGAAGAAATAAACGGAATATTAGGATATAGACAAATGACTATAAAATTAAATCGTGAAAATGATTTTCATGTAAATCCAAAGAGAATTTATAGGCTTATGTGTATTCTTAATCTAAAGTCAGTATGTCGTAGAAAACGAAAAACTTATAAAAAATCTACACCTGAAACTGTAGCTGATAATATTCTAAATAGAGATTTCTATGCAGATAAATTTGGTGAAAAGTGGCTCACAGATGTAACGGAAATGAAGTATGGTATTGGAAAGAAAGCATATTTAAGTGCAATTCTAGATCTTTCTGATAAGAGTATTGTCTCTTTTGTAATTGGGCATTCAAATAATAATAATCTAGTGTTTCAAACATTTGATATTGCCCGTAGGGAGTATCCGCAGGCTACGCCTATTTTTCATAGTGATCGTGGTTTTCAGTATACTTCAAAAACATTTAAGAAAAAGCTTGAAGAAGCTAATATGATTCAAAGTATGTCACGAGTATCACGTTGTATTGATAATGGTCCAATGGAAGCATTTTGGGGTATGTTAAAATCAGAAATGTATTATTTAAAGAAATTTAATTCATATGAAGAATTAGAAGCAGCAATTATAGAGTACATAGATTATTACAATAATCGTAGATATCAAAAACGTCTCAACTCTATGACTCCGTTAGAATATAGGGAGTATTTATTAAAATCTGTAGCATAA
- the sigG gene encoding RNA polymerase sporulation sigma factor SigG: MINKVEICGVNTAKLPVLKEAEMTKLILEMKDGNIESREKFIRGNLRLVLSVIQRFNNRGENADDLFQVGCIGLIKALDNFDLSQNVKFSTYAVPMIIGEIRRYLRDNNSIRVSRSLRDIAYRALQVRDRLLSETNEEPTVSVIAKELDLPREEVTYALDAIQDPVSLFEPIYNDGGDAIFVMDQISDNKNLDDSWLENISLKEAMKKLTDREKMILNMRFFDGRTQMEVADEIGISQAQVSRLEKTALKHMKKHI; the protein is encoded by the coding sequence ATGATAAACAAAGTGGAAATATGTGGAGTTAATACTGCGAAGCTTCCAGTTTTAAAGGAAGCAGAAATGACTAAACTGATTTTAGAGATGAAAGATGGCAATATAGAGAGTAGAGAGAAGTTTATTAGAGGGAATTTAAGACTAGTATTAAGTGTTATTCAACGATTCAATAATAGAGGAGAAAATGCAGATGATCTTTTTCAAGTTGGCTGTATTGGCTTGATAAAGGCTTTAGATAATTTTGATTTAAGTCAAAATGTTAAATTTTCAACTTATGCAGTTCCTATGATTATTGGAGAAATAAGAAGATATTTAAGAGATAATAATTCTATACGAGTTAGTAGGTCGTTAAGAGATATAGCATATAGAGCATTACAAGTAAGGGATAGACTTTTAAGTGAGACTAATGAAGAACCAACAGTATCTGTAATAGCTAAAGAGCTTGATCTGCCACGAGAAGAAGTAACATATGCTTTAGATGCAATTCAAGATCCTGTATCATTATTTGAACCAATTTATAACGATGGCGGAGATGCAATTTTTGTTATGGATCAAATAAGTGATAATAAAAATTTAGATGATTCTTGGTTAGAAAACATATCTTTAAAAGAAGCTATGAAGAAGCTAACAGATAGGGAAAAGATGATTTTAAATATGAGGTTTTTTGATGGGAGAACTCAGATGGAGGTAGCCGATGAAATCGGTATTTCTCAAGCACAAGTAAGTAGGTTAGAAAAGACAGCATTAAAACATATGAAAAAACATATCTAA
- the phoU gene encoding phosphate signaling complex protein PhoU — MSRKAFDKSLHNMHNALLRMGSKVEKQLRTSIESLEKRDIELAKQVVKEDDKVDDMQKEIENMCISLIAMEHPLASDLRDVFSGIKIATDLERMGDHAVDIAKITKRISADNEIEIMPDLVNMTSIVIEMIKGCLDAYIDKNLDKCYEIANKDNQVDDIYKKVFKDIFAAMDKDKSFINEHSQFLFVCKYLERLGDRCTNICESTIYLITGKIEDLNE; from the coding sequence ATGTCAAGAAAAGCATTTGATAAAAGTTTACACAATATGCATAATGCATTGTTAAGAATGGGAAGCAAGGTAGAAAAACAACTTAGAACTTCAATAGAATCTTTAGAAAAAAGAGATATAGAGTTAGCTAAACAAGTTGTAAAAGAAGATGATAAAGTTGATGATATGCAAAAAGAGATAGAAAATATGTGTATAAGTTTAATTGCTATGGAGCATCCGTTAGCGAGTGATCTTAGAGATGTATTTTCAGGTATTAAGATAGCAACAGATTTAGAAAGAATGGGAGATCATGCTGTTGATATCGCAAAGATAACTAAAAGAATTAGTGCAGATAATGAAATTGAAATTATGCCTGATCTTGTTAATATGACATCTATAGTAATTGAAATGATAAAAGGATGTTTAGATGCATATATAGATAAAAATTTAGATAAGTGTTATGAAATAGCGAATAAAGATAATCAAGTAGATGATATTTATAAAAAGGTATTTAAAGATATATTTGCTGCTATGGATAAAGATAAATCTTTTATAAATGAGCATTCTCAATTTCTATTTGTATGCAAGTATTTGGAGAGATTAGGGGACAGATGTACAAATATTTGTGAATCTACAATATATCTCATTACAGGTAAAATTGAAGATTTAAACGAATAA
- the pgeF gene encoding peptidoglycan editing factor PgeF: protein MLTTIEGKRFLVEKDDNIDVVISTIDNNFNISSDSFQSNMEFLKKALAVDEIGYSRQIHSTIVNRWDGEIKEGDALVCENKNTAIGVFTADCVPILIYSKNKNVIAAVHSGWRGTFENILKKTIDKIYSCYGEIELNAVIGPHIKKCCYEVSEELIDKFKSIDYLKDRNINNGRNLDLTAIIKIQLENLNVKTIKDLSMCTYCSESIKFHSYRKEKENSGRIFSTIVIR, encoded by the coding sequence ATGTTAACTACTATAGAAGGTAAAAGATTTTTAGTTGAGAAGGATGATAATATAGATGTAGTAATATCAACTATAGATAATAATTTTAATATCAGTAGTGATAGTTTTCAGAGTAATATGGAGTTTTTGAAAAAGGCTCTAGCTGTGGATGAAATAGGATATTCAAGACAAATACATTCTACAATAGTTAACCGCTGGGATGGGGAGATTAAGGAAGGGGATGCGCTTGTATGTGAAAATAAAAATACAGCTATAGGTGTTTTCACTGCAGATTGTGTTCCTATTTTAATTTATTCTAAAAATAAAAATGTCATAGCAGCTGTTCATAGTGGATGGAGGGGAACTTTCGAAAACATTCTTAAAAAAACTATAGATAAAATATATAGTTGTTACGGAGAAATAGAGTTAAATGCTGTTATAGGTCCACATATAAAAAAATGTTGTTATGAAGTTTCAGAAGAATTAATAGATAAGTTTAAATCTATAGATTATCTTAAAGATAGAAATATTAATAACGGTAGAAATTTGGATCTTACAGCTATAATAAAAATACAATTAGAAAATTTAAATGTAAAGACTATAAAAGATTTATCTATGTGTACTTATTGTAGTGAAAGTATTAAATTCCATTCATATAGAAAAGAAAAAGAGAATAGTGGAAGAATTTTTTCAACTATTGTTATTAGATAA
- the pnpS gene encoding two-component system histidine kinase PnpS, giving the protein MKKKLSIYFISILMITTGFLSSILYIGSNYVVQKNEEKNLKNINGLLCKVAEENEGKNFSDIFDPIMKEREQRLTIIGKNGDVLYDSKNDIKELENHNDRPEVINARKNGEARSIRLSDSDNEQTIYVAKLIKDDIVVRLSMQNVSLKTINNVFLKYYLYTFVIISLISVIISMKLSNIFIVPIKDLEATTSRVAKGDFERKVKVYSNDEVGQLATTFNYMSEQLNKLLQELNEKQTKLEAILKSMDSGVIAIDREEKIIMINPYCEKIFGIKQDIIGENIITAIRDADLYAVFKDSTTDVKEIKVYYPKEREFRIKTTEIINGYEVIGKVAVLQDITDIRRLENMRSQFVANVSHELKTPLTSIKGFAETLRIVEDKETKERFLDIINGEADRLTTLINDILTLSDLEQAKEMNNEDVDVNNIIESVYMMLKPLAEKKNISITKELIGTPVIEGDANKFKQMLINLVENAIKYTEDDGDVKIITNVINEKVIIKVQDNGIGISEEHIPRLFERFYRVDKARSREKGGTGLGLAIVKYIVINLGGTIKVESKIHEGTTFTTEFNTK; this is encoded by the coding sequence ATGAAAAAAAAACTTAGTATATATTTTATAAGTATTTTGATGATAACTACAGGTTTTTTATCAAGTATATTATATATAGGATCTAATTATGTAGTACAAAAAAATGAAGAGAAAAATTTAAAAAATATTAATGGATTGCTATGCAAAGTAGCAGAAGAAAATGAGGGAAAAAATTTTAGTGATATTTTTGACCCTATAATGAAAGAGAGAGAACAAAGATTAACTATCATAGGGAAAAATGGTGATGTTCTCTATGATTCAAAGAATGATATAAAAGAGTTAGAAAATCATAATGACAGACCAGAAGTTATCAATGCAAGAAAAAATGGTGAGGCAAGAAGTATAAGATTATCAGATAGTGATAATGAACAGACAATTTATGTTGCAAAGCTTATCAAAGATGACATAGTAGTAAGATTATCTATGCAGAATGTAAGTTTAAAAACAATAAATAATGTTTTTCTAAAATATTATTTATATACTTTCGTAATTATATCACTGATATCGGTGATCATATCTATGAAACTTTCTAATATATTCATAGTTCCAATAAAAGATTTAGAAGCCACTACATCTAGAGTAGCGAAAGGTGATTTCGAAAGAAAAGTAAAAGTATATTCCAATGATGAGGTTGGTCAATTAGCTACTACCTTTAATTATATGTCTGAACAGTTAAATAAATTATTGCAAGAGTTAAATGAAAAACAAACTAAACTAGAAGCAATTTTAAAGTCAATGGATAGCGGAGTTATAGCTATTGATAGAGAAGAAAAAATCATAATGATAAATCCTTACTGTGAAAAGATATTTGGTATCAAGCAAGATATAATTGGAGAAAATATAATCACCGCTATAAGAGATGCAGATTTATATGCAGTATTTAAAGATAGTACTACAGATGTTAAAGAGATAAAGGTTTATTATCCCAAGGAAAGGGAGTTTAGAATAAAAACAACAGAAATTATTAATGGATATGAAGTTATAGGAAAAGTTGCAGTACTTCAGGATATAACTGATATAAGACGATTAGAAAATATGAGATCTCAATTTGTTGCCAATGTATCTCATGAACTTAAGACTCCATTAACTTCTATCAAGGGGTTTGCAGAAACATTGAGGATTGTAGAGGATAAGGAAACAAAAGAAAGATTCTTAGACATTATAAATGGAGAAGCAGATAGGTTAACGACATTAATAAATGATATATTGACGTTGTCAGATTTAGAACAGGCAAAGGAAATGAATAATGAAGATGTTGATGTAAATAATATAATAGAATCAGTCTATATGATGTTAAAACCTTTGGCAGAAAAGAAAAATATAAGTATTACTAAAGAGTTGATAGGTACTCCTGTTATAGAGGGAGATGCCAATAAATTTAAACAGATGTTAATAAACTTAGTGGAAAATGCAATAAAATATACTGAAGATGATGGTGATGTGAAAATAATAACAAATGTTATAAATGAAAAAGTTATTATTAAAGTGCAAGATAATGGGATTGGTATATCAGAAGAGCATATTCCAAGGTTATTTGAAAGATTTTATAGAGTAGATAAGGCGAGATCTAGAGAGAAAGGTGGGACAGGATTAGGCCTTGCAATTGTAAAGTATATTGTGATTAACCTTGGAGGAACAATAAAAGTAGAAAGTAAGATTCATGAAGGAACAACGTTTACAACGGAATTTAATACTAAATAA
- a CDS encoding YlmC/YmxH family sporulation protein: protein MGKVNLSYLRELEVIELNSGVRLGKVEDLIIDTEMHKVVSILVSKPKGLFKINDCLEVPWNKIKRIGSDVIIIDGVEYIEKAIT, encoded by the coding sequence ATGGGAAAAGTGAATCTTAGTTACCTTAGAGAGTTAGAAGTAATTGAGCTAAATAGTGGTGTTAGACTTGGAAAAGTTGAAGATTTAATAATTGATACAGAAATGCACAAAGTTGTATCAATTTTAGTATCCAAACCAAAAGGTCTTTTTAAAATTAATGATTGTTTAGAAGTACCATGGAATAAGATAAAGAGAATTGGTAGTGATGTTATAATAATAGATGGTGTGGAATATATTGAAAAGGCTATTACTTAA
- a CDS encoding helix-turn-helix domain-containing protein has translation MCKKRNFSAEEKVKYVEEYLKSKNSMSHFSSMLGIALESFRQWIRNYNSIGAEAFTMEGYKGYSKELKLQAVEAYLSNLYSQDEICAKYKIRSKTQLQRWISIYNSHNKLKSSGVGGTAIMTKGRTTTYNERIEIVKYYIENDKNYAKTAEKFQISYQQIYSWIKKYETNGIEALLDKRGKRKLADEMSEIEKLKAKNKLLEAENRRQQMEIEFLKKLDEIERRRF, from the coding sequence ATGTGTAAAAAACGTAATTTTAGTGCTGAAGAAAAAGTTAAATATGTTGAGGAATATCTAAAAAGTAAAAATAGTATGAGTCATTTTTCATCTATGCTGGGGATTGCCTTAGAATCTTTTCGTCAATGGATTCGTAACTACAATAGTATAGGCGCGGAAGCCTTTACGATGGAAGGATATAAGGGCTATTCTAAAGAATTGAAATTACAAGCAGTAGAAGCTTATTTGTCAAATTTATATTCTCAAGATGAAATTTGTGCAAAATATAAAATACGTTCAAAAACGCAACTACAAAGATGGATTTCAATATATAATAGTCATAATAAACTAAAATCTTCTGGAGTTGGAGGGACAGCAATTATGACTAAAGGTAGAACTACAACTTATAATGAACGTATTGAGATTGTAAAGTATTATATAGAAAATGATAAAAATTACGCTAAAACAGCAGAAAAATTTCAAATATCATATCAACAAATATATAGTTGGATTAAGAAATATGAAACCAATGGCATTGAAGCACTATTAGATAAACGTGGAAAGCGAAAGCTTGCCGATGAAATGTCTGAAATAGAAAAGTTAAAAGCGAAAAACAAATTACTTGAAGCCGAAAATCGTAGACAACAGATGGAGATAGAATTCTTAAAAAAGTTAGACGAAATAGAAAGGAGGCGATTTTAA
- the pstA gene encoding phosphate ABC transporter permease PstA, with translation MNSKTVDKIWTSVLYVISFAVVALLVFLLAEIFIKGFGFLNPKFLFGTKGDDVIGIQLFNSFYLLILSLTITIILGVGAGIYLAEYAKPGKFMDFVRLCIEAMASLPSIVVGLFGYLIFVVYTKWSFTLFAGAVTLTILNLPSVTRVAENAIRDASANIKEASLGLGATKWQTIVKLILPTAFPQILTGIILAAGRIFGEAAALIYTAGTNASRINMAASITSKANPFNIFRPAETLSVHIWKLNAEGTANNAVQIAAQSAAVLVVMVLIFNILARVLSRVVHSRYTGSK, from the coding sequence ATGAATTCAAAAACAGTTGATAAAATTTGGACTTCGGTTTTATACGTAATATCTTTTGCAGTAGTTGCCTTATTAGTTTTCCTTTTAGCTGAAATATTTATAAAAGGTTTTGGATTTTTAAATCCTAAATTTTTATTTGGAACTAAAGGTGACGATGTAATAGGAATACAGCTTTTTAATTCTTTTTATCTTTTAATTTTATCATTAACAATAACTATAATTTTAGGCGTAGGAGCAGGTATATACTTAGCTGAATATGCAAAACCAGGTAAGTTTATGGATTTTGTTAGATTATGTATAGAAGCTATGGCTTCATTACCTTCTATAGTTGTTGGATTATTTGGATATCTTATTTTTGTTGTTTATACTAAATGGAGTTTTACTTTATTTGCAGGGGCAGTAACATTAACAATTTTAAACTTGCCTTCAGTGACGAGAGTTGCAGAAAACGCGATAAGAGATGCATCAGCAAATATTAAAGAAGCCTCTTTAGGACTTGGTGCTACAAAATGGCAAACAATTGTTAAATTAATATTACCAACAGCGTTTCCGCAAATATTAACTGGTATTATTTTAGCAGCAGGAAGAATTTTTGGAGAAGCAGCAGCGTTAATATATACAGCAGGAACTAATGCATCAAGAATAAATATGGCTGCAAGTATAACATCTAAAGCTAATCCATTTAATATTTTTAGACCGGCAGAAACATTATCTGTTCATATATGGAAGTTAAACGCTGAAGGTACAGCTAATAATGCAGTACAAATTGCAGCTCAATCAGCAGCGGTTTTAGTTGTAATGGTATTAATTTTCAATATATTAGCAAGGGTTTTAAGTAGAGTTGTACATTCAAGGTATACAGGAAGTAAGTAA
- a CDS encoding phosphate ABC transporter substrate-binding protein, translating into MRKTLLKIVVSALTVTMLGAFVGCGGGSDQSADGDTISGSIIAGGSTALEPLVKKTKEGFEEKYPDAIVDVQGGGSGKGISGVQEGTFQIGNSDVPVADKVTDEAVLKELVETKVCGIGFAMVANTDVKVDSLTVDQIIDIFTGKITNWKEVGGNDKEITVIARPTSSGTRAAFKNTILGDAEEKKDFQTEESSGAVSSKVQSTPGSISYLALSYVGDGKDLNVLKINDVEANTENIANGSYPFWSYEYMVTKGEPTGTTKAFIDYLMSDENKSVVEEEGYIPMSELK; encoded by the coding sequence ATGAGAAAAACTTTATTAAAAATAGTAGTATCAGCTTTAACAGTTACTATGTTAGGAGCATTTGTAGGATGTGGAGGCGGATCAGATCAAAGCGCTGACGGAGATACAATATCAGGTTCAATAATTGCAGGTGGATCAACAGCATTAGAACCATTAGTTAAGAAGACAAAAGAAGGATTTGAAGAAAAATATCCAGATGCAATTGTGGATGTACAAGGTGGAGGTTCAGGAAAAGGAATTTCAGGAGTACAAGAAGGAACTTTTCAAATAGGAAATTCCGATGTACCAGTAGCAGATAAGGTTACAGATGAAGCAGTATTAAAAGAATTAGTTGAAACAAAAGTTTGTGGAATTGGATTTGCTATGGTTGCAAACACAGATGTAAAAGTAGATTCATTAACAGTAGATCAAATTATAGATATATTTACAGGAAAAATTACTAACTGGAAAGAAGTTGGAGGAAATGATAAAGAAATTACAGTTATCGCTAGACCAACATCTTCAGGAACAAGAGCAGCATTTAAGAACACTATCTTAGGTGATGCAGAAGAAAAGAAAGATTTCCAAACAGAGGAATCATCAGGAGCTGTTAGTTCAAAAGTTCAATCAACTCCAGGTTCAATCTCTTACTTAGCTTTATCATATGTTGGTGATGGAAAAGACCTAAATGTATTAAAAATCAATGACGTTGAAGCAAATACCGAAAATATAGCAAATGGATCATATCCTTTCTGGTCTTATGAATATATGGTTACTAAAGGTGAGCCAACTGGAACTACAAAGGCATTTATAGATTACTTAATGTCAGATGAAAATAAGTCAGTTGTAGAAGAAGAAGGATATATTCCAATGAGTGAATTAAAATAG
- the pstC gene encoding phosphate ABC transporter permease subunit PstC translates to MKEKNMLYKLKTEYLGKGYAVFCGLLIVVMTITIMGFIISKGMATFTKNGVSLGEFLLSSNWSPESETDPKYGALIFIVGSTFVSVGAVIISAPVAIALAIFMNIISPKLGKQVLQPAIELFVGIPSVVYGLIGVTVFVPFIRNTLGGTGSSLLTAIIILSIMILPTITSIAYDSIKVVSKDYIEASYGLGATRWQTIYKVVVPAAKSGILTGVVLGIARAFGEALAVSMVVGNAIKFAKTLTEPTSTLTGILTMDMTNTVSGTAWNDAIWSLAALLLIISFIFILIVRAIGKRGEMK, encoded by the coding sequence ATGAAAGAAAAAAATATGTTGTACAAATTAAAAACAGAATACTTAGGAAAAGGATATGCTGTATTTTGCGGTTTGCTAATAGTAGTAATGACTATAACAATAATGGGATTTATAATTTCAAAAGGTATGGCAACATTCACTAAAAATGGCGTATCATTAGGAGAGTTTTTATTATCATCAAATTGGTCACCTGAATCAGAAACTGATCCTAAATATGGAGCTTTAATATTTATAGTTGGATCAACTTTCGTTTCTGTAGGAGCAGTAATCATATCTGCACCTGTAGCTATAGCCTTAGCAATATTTATGAATATTATTTCACCGAAGTTAGGTAAACAGGTATTACAACCAGCTATAGAATTATTTGTTGGAATTCCATCAGTAGTTTATGGTCTTATAGGTGTTACAGTATTTGTACCTTTTATTAGAAATACATTAGGAGGTACAGGTTCATCACTATTAACTGCAATAATCATTTTATCAATTATGATTTTACCGACAATAACTTCTATTGCATATGATTCTATTAAGGTTGTTTCTAAAGATTATATTGAAGCATCATATGGACTTGGTGCTACAAGATGGCAAACTATTTATAAGGTAGTTGTACCAGCAGCAAAAAGTGGGATACTTACAGGAGTAGTTTTAGGTATAGCTCGTGCTTTTGGCGAAGCATTAGCAGTATCAATGGTTGTAGGTAATGCAATAAAATTTGCAAAAACATTAACAGAACCTACAAGTACATTAACAGGTATTTTGACTATGGATATGACTAACACTGTATCAGGAACAGCTTGGAATGATGCAATATGGTCTTTAGCTGCATTACTTTTAATAATATCATTTATATTCATATTAATTGTTAGAGCTATAGGAAAAAGAGGTGAAATGAAATAA
- the nrdR gene encoding transcriptional regulator NrdR has translation MKCPFCGYLESKVIDSRSTEESNAIRRRRECSKCNKRYTTYEKVEDIPLLVVKKNSTREYFDKNKIINGILIAAQKRPVSRNQIEKISEDIEKQLSNSMATEVKSQEIGEMIMDRLKEIDEVSYVRFASVYRQFKDINTFMEEIESLMKKK, from the coding sequence ATGAAATGTCCTTTTTGTGGATATTTAGAAAGTAAAGTTATTGACTCAAGATCTACAGAAGAAAGTAATGCTATTAGAAGAAGAAGAGAATGTTCAAAGTGTAATAAGAGATATACTACATATGAAAAGGTAGAAGATATACCTTTGTTAGTAGTAAAGAAAAATTCCACTAGAGAGTATTTTGATAAAAATAAAATTATAAATGGAATATTAATAGCAGCTCAGAAGAGACCAGTTTCTAGAAATCAAATAGAAAAAATATCGGAAGATATTGAAAAGCAGTTATCGAATTCCATGGCTACAGAGGTCAAATCACAAGAAATTGGTGAAATGATAATGGATAGATTAAAAGAAATTGATGAAGTTTCTTATGTTAGGTTTGCATCAGTATATAGACAGTTCAAGGATATTAATACTTTTATGGAAGAAATAGAAAGTTTGATGAAGAAAAAATAG
- a CDS encoding response regulator, giving the protein MNNEKVLIVDDEEHIVELIKFNLEANGYKAITASNGLEALELAKDEKPDLILLDIMLPGLNGNDVCKEIRKDTEISTIPIIMITAKGEELDRILGLELGADDYVTKPFSVRELMARIKAVLRRTKVEAVNNTYSFGNVFIDFNKHEVVKNGEKVELTLKEFELLQILIKNRGRVLTRDLLLDKIWGYEFIGETRTIDVHIRYLRKKIEDDDKNPRFIETIRGIGYRFNRDGE; this is encoded by the coding sequence ATGAATAATGAAAAAGTACTTATTGTAGATGATGAAGAGCATATTGTAGAGCTTATAAAATTTAACTTAGAGGCTAATGGATATAAAGCAATAACAGCATCAAATGGATTGGAAGCTTTAGAATTAGCAAAGGATGAGAAACCAGATTTAATTCTTTTAGATATAATGCTACCAGGTCTTAATGGCAATGATGTATGTAAAGAAATAAGAAAAGACACAGAGATTTCTACTATTCCTATTATTATGATAACAGCTAAAGGAGAAGAATTAGATAGGATATTAGGCTTAGAATTAGGTGCAGATGATTATGTAACGAAGCCTTTTTCAGTTAGGGAATTAATGGCTAGAATTAAAGCAGTTTTAAGAAGGACTAAAGTTGAGGCTGTTAATAACACTTATAGTTTTGGTAATGTGTTTATAGATTTTAATAAACATGAAGTTGTGAAAAATGGAGAAAAAGTAGAATTAACACTTAAAGAATTTGAATTATTGCAGATTCTAATTAAGAATAGAGGAAGAGTATTAACAAGGGATTTGCTTTTAGATAAAATATGGGGTTATGAGTTTATAGGTGAGACTAGAACTATTGATGTTCACATAAGATATCTTAGAAAGAAGATAGAGGACGATGATAAAAATCCTAGATTTATTGAAACTATTAGAGGAATAGGATATAGGTTTAATAGAGATGGAGAATAG